In Pseudokineococcus lusitanus, one genomic interval encodes:
- a CDS encoding carbohydrate ABC transporter permease, protein MSARTSQATPRPAAAPPRHAAGDGGERPASGLRRVLGRQPLGGLFAAPYLLFVLAVFAVPLVFAVYMAFHDYFFAAPGADVDRPFVGLDNFAAVLTDPAVQRSFLNVAIFLVINVPLTVVLALVLAVALDAPMRGLSFFRAAYYVPYITSSVAVVGVWLFLFGGDGLVNRVLGPLGLVPDPSWLVNSSWAMPMIAVFVTWKQLGFYILLYLAALQAVPKELHESASVDGAGRLRRFWSVTVPGVRPATFLVVLLSTVVGANLFTEPYLLTGGGGPDGASSTPVLLLYQRGIEQNEPGEAAAIGLVLVVLVLAVSLINRRVVGGDR, encoded by the coding sequence GTGAGCGCCCGCACGAGCCAGGCGACCCCGCGCCCGGCCGCCGCGCCGCCGCGGCACGCGGCGGGCGACGGCGGGGAGCGCCCGGCGTCGGGCCTGCGCCGCGTCCTCGGCCGGCAGCCCCTGGGCGGGCTCTTCGCCGCGCCCTACCTGCTCTTCGTCCTCGCGGTCTTCGCGGTGCCGCTCGTCTTCGCCGTGTACATGGCGTTCCACGACTACTTCTTCGCCGCGCCGGGCGCCGACGTCGACCGGCCCTTCGTCGGCCTCGACAACTTCGCCGCGGTGCTCACCGACCCGGCCGTCCAGCGGTCGTTCCTCAACGTGGCGATCTTCCTCGTCATCAACGTCCCGCTGACCGTGGTGCTGGCGCTCGTCCTCGCGGTGGCGCTCGACGCGCCGATGCGCGGCCTGTCCTTCTTCCGCGCCGCCTACTACGTCCCGTACATCACGAGCTCGGTCGCCGTCGTCGGCGTCTGGCTCTTCCTCTTCGGCGGCGACGGCCTCGTCAACCGCGTCCTCGGCCCCCTGGGGCTCGTGCCGGACCCGTCGTGGCTCGTCAACAGCTCCTGGGCGATGCCGATGATCGCCGTCTTCGTCACGTGGAAGCAGCTCGGCTTCTACATCCTCCTCTACCTCGCGGCGCTGCAGGCGGTCCCGAAGGAGCTGCACGAGTCCGCCTCGGTCGACGGCGCGGGCCGGCTCCGCCGCTTCTGGTCGGTGACCGTCCCCGGCGTCCGCCCGGCGACCTTCCTCGTCGTCCTGCTCTCGACGGTCGTCGGCGCCAACCTCTTCACCGAGCCCTACCTGCTGACGGGCGGCGGCGGGCCCGACGGCGCGTCGAGCACCCCCGTGCTCCTGCTCTACCAGCGCGGCATCGAGCAGAACGAGCCCGGCGAGGCGGCCGCCATCGGCCTCGTCCTCGTCGTCCTCGTCCTCGCCGTGTCCTTGATCAACCGCCGCGTCGTCGGAGGAGACCGATGA
- a CDS encoding SulP family inorganic anion transporter, whose product MVRRAVDPPARPHGGVTVREALRDPRRLRVEVLAGLVVAVALIPEAIAFSIIAGVDPRVGLFASFTMAVSIAFLGGRPAMISAATGAVALVIAPLVRSHGLDHLVVAVVLGGVLQVVLGLLGVARLMRFLPRSVMVGFVNALAILIFTSQLQYLVDVPWVVYPMVAVGIAVIVLLPRLTSAVPSPLVAIAALTGFVVAAGIAVPDVGDEGALPDTLPTLFLPDVPWTLETLQVVAPYALAIAVVGLLESLMTAKLVDDVTDSGSSKTREAWGQGGANIVTGLFGGMGGCAMIGQTMINVKVSGARTRISTFLAGVFVLLLVVVLGDVVAIIPMAALVAVMVMVAVGTFDWHSVRPATLRRMPRSETLVMVATVAVTVATHNLAYGVGVGVLVAMTLFARRVAHLAEVDRLPSDDDGVARYAVRGQLFFASSNDLVHQFDYAGDPARVVVDLSGAQVWDASTVATMDAVESRYAARGTHVTFEGLDAQSAARHRRLAGHLGGGH is encoded by the coding sequence ATCGTCCGGCGCGCCGTCGACCCGCCCGCGCGCCCGCACGGCGGCGTCACCGTCCGCGAGGCGCTGCGCGACCCGCGCCGCCTGCGCGTCGAGGTCCTCGCCGGCCTCGTCGTGGCCGTCGCCCTCATCCCCGAGGCCATCGCCTTCTCGATCATCGCGGGGGTCGACCCGCGGGTCGGCCTCTTCGCGTCCTTCACGATGGCCGTGAGCATCGCGTTCCTCGGCGGCCGCCCGGCGATGATCTCGGCGGCCACGGGCGCCGTCGCGCTCGTCATCGCCCCGCTCGTCCGCTCGCACGGGCTCGACCACCTCGTCGTGGCGGTGGTCCTCGGCGGGGTGCTGCAGGTCGTCCTCGGCCTGCTCGGCGTCGCGCGGCTCATGCGCTTCCTGCCGCGCAGCGTCATGGTCGGCTTCGTCAACGCCCTGGCGATCCTCATCTTCACGAGCCAGCTGCAGTACCTCGTCGACGTCCCGTGGGTCGTCTACCCGATGGTCGCCGTCGGCATCGCCGTCATCGTGCTGCTGCCCCGGCTCACCTCGGCCGTCCCCTCGCCGCTCGTCGCCATCGCCGCGCTGACGGGCTTCGTCGTCGCCGCCGGGATAGCGGTGCCCGACGTCGGCGACGAGGGCGCGCTGCCCGACACCCTGCCGACCCTCTTCCTCCCCGACGTGCCGTGGACCCTCGAGACGCTGCAGGTCGTGGCGCCCTACGCGCTGGCGATCGCCGTCGTCGGGCTCCTGGAGTCGCTCATGACGGCCAAGCTCGTCGACGACGTCACCGACTCCGGCTCGTCGAAGACCCGCGAGGCGTGGGGCCAGGGCGGCGCCAACATCGTCACGGGGCTCTTCGGCGGCATGGGCGGCTGCGCGATGATCGGCCAGACGATGATCAACGTGAAGGTCTCGGGAGCCCGCACGCGGATCTCGACCTTCCTCGCCGGCGTCTTCGTCCTGCTGCTCGTCGTCGTCCTCGGCGACGTCGTCGCGATCATCCCCATGGCCGCGCTCGTCGCCGTCATGGTCATGGTGGCCGTCGGCACCTTCGACTGGCACAGCGTCCGGCCCGCGACGCTCCGGCGGATGCCCCGCTCGGAGACGCTCGTCATGGTCGCGACCGTCGCCGTCACGGTGGCCACCCACAACCTCGCCTACGGCGTCGGCGTCGGCGTGCTCGTGGCCATGACGCTCTTCGCCCGCCGGGTCGCCCACCTCGCCGAGGTGGACCGGTTGCCGTCGGACGACGACGGCGTCGCGCGCTACGCGGTGAGGGGCCAGCTGTTCTTCGCGTCGAGCAACGACCTCGTCCACCAGTTCGACTACGCGGGCGACCCGGCGCGGGTCGTCGTCGACCTGTCGGGGGCGCAGGTGTGGGACGCCTCGACGGTCGCCACCATGGACGCCGTGGAGAGCCGGTACGCCGCCCGCGGCACGCACGTGACGTTCGAGGGGCTGGACGCGCAGAGCGCCGCCCGCCACCGCCGGCTCGCCGGCCACCTGGGCGGGGGGCACTGA
- a CDS encoding MerR family transcriptional regulator, producing the protein MPPGLLQIGAVAERTGLSLHTLRHWDEVGLVPPSVRSDGGFRLYTEGDVERILLVRRMKPLGFSLEQMAGLLEVADALPGADGEEAAALRERLEEYRRLAEESRERMVRRVAMAEELVERLGALG; encoded by the coding sequence GTGCCCCCCGGCCTGCTGCAGATCGGGGCGGTCGCCGAGCGCACCGGCCTGTCCCTGCACACGCTGCGGCACTGGGACGAGGTGGGCCTCGTCCCCCCGTCGGTCCGCAGCGACGGCGGCTTCCGCCTCTACACCGAGGGCGACGTCGAGCGGATCCTCCTCGTCCGTCGGATGAAGCCGCTGGGCTTCTCGCTCGAGCAGATGGCCGGCCTCCTCGAGGTCGCCGACGCGCTGCCCGGCGCCGACGGCGAGGAGGCCGCCGCCCTGCGCGAGCGCCTCGAGGAGTACCGCCGTCTCGCGGAGGAGAGCCGCGAGCGCATGGTCCGCCGCGTGGCGATGGCCGAGGAGCTCGTGGAACGGCTGGGCGCGCTCGGCTGA
- a CDS encoding HAD family hydrolase, with protein MADPADRAPADLRPGVLLDVDGTLLDTNYLHVLAWWRALRDAGVEGVDMATVHRAIGIASEGLVERVVGSGGLDQPPGGGGGDVDDDLVERASDGHSAHYEELREHVTAFPGVADLLHALAGKGLAVVLATSGAAEDLDWMQPAIGAEDAVAGATTSGDVEDAKPAPDLLSTAVEQHGLDPDRTTAVGDTVWDVESAKAAGLPCIALTCGGISREELEQAGAALVLTSPRELLERLDDPAVTAVLLRG; from the coding sequence GTGGCTGACCCTGCCGACCGCGCTCCCGCCGACCTGCGCCCCGGTGTCCTCCTCGACGTCGACGGCACGTTGCTCGACACCAACTACCTCCACGTGCTCGCGTGGTGGCGGGCCCTGCGCGACGCCGGGGTCGAGGGCGTCGACATGGCGACCGTCCACCGGGCCATCGGCATCGCCAGCGAGGGCCTCGTCGAGCGCGTCGTCGGCAGCGGCGGGCTCGACCAGCCGCCCGGCGGGGGCGGCGGCGACGTCGACGACGACCTCGTCGAGCGGGCGTCCGACGGCCACTCCGCGCACTACGAGGAGCTGCGGGAGCACGTCACGGCCTTCCCCGGGGTGGCCGACCTCCTCCACGCGCTCGCCGGGAAGGGGCTCGCCGTCGTGCTCGCGACGAGCGGGGCGGCCGAGGACCTCGACTGGATGCAGCCCGCCATCGGCGCCGAGGACGCCGTCGCGGGTGCCACGACGTCCGGCGACGTCGAGGACGCGAAGCCGGCGCCGGACCTCCTGTCCACGGCCGTGGAGCAGCACGGCCTCGACCCGGACCGCACGACGGCGGTCGGCGACACCGTCTGGGACGTCGAGTCCGCGAAGGCCGCCGGGCTGCCCTGCATCGCCCTGACCTGCGGCGGCATCTCCCGCGAGGAGCTCGAGCAGGCGGGCGCCGCGCTCGTCCTCACCTCGCCGCGCGAGCTGCTCGAGCGTCTCGACGACCCCGCGGTGACGGCCGTCCTGCTGCGCGGCTGA
- a CDS encoding S8 family peptidase, whose amino-acid sequence MTQPRRATRAARSALGAPLLAATAAAVLGLTTAGPALALPASAASAPSALVAVADAGDAAVAGAYVVTLDPGTDAGALAADLDLDVDHVYDDIVDGFAGDLDAAELAELRADPSVVAIEEDQVFSVAATQGINPAGGLWGLDRIDQRNRPLSGGYTYGTTASNVTAYVIDTGIATSHADFGGRAANVFDSLGGNGQDCQGHGTHVAGTIGGSTYGVAKGVQLRGLRVLGCDGRGSTSGIIAAVDWVAANAQKPAVANMSLGGGFSSALNAAVDRLSASGVSVAVAAGNENQNACNVSPASADSAVSVAASDRNDAKASFSNFGTCTDLYAPGVGVTSAWLNGGTNTISGTSMASPHVAGVMALYKGRGGDAASSTVKSWLIGNATTNVVSGNVSGTPNRLLFTNGL is encoded by the coding sequence GTGACCCAGCCCCGCCGCGCCACCCGCGCTGCCCGCTCCGCCCTCGGCGCCCCCCTCCTCGCCGCCACCGCGGCCGCCGTCCTCGGCCTCACCACGGCCGGCCCCGCACTGGCCCTCCCCGCCTCGGCTGCATCGGCGCCCAGCGCCCTCGTCGCCGTCGCCGACGCCGGTGACGCGGCCGTCGCCGGCGCCTACGTCGTCACGCTCGACCCCGGCACCGACGCCGGCGCGCTCGCGGCCGACCTCGACCTCGACGTCGACCACGTCTACGACGACATCGTCGACGGCTTCGCCGGCGACCTCGACGCCGCCGAGCTCGCCGAGCTGCGCGCCGACCCGTCGGTCGTCGCCATCGAGGAGGACCAGGTCTTCTCGGTCGCGGCGACGCAGGGCATCAACCCGGCCGGCGGGCTCTGGGGGCTCGACCGCATCGACCAGCGCAACCGTCCGCTGTCGGGCGGCTACACGTACGGGACGACGGCGTCGAACGTCACGGCGTACGTCATCGACACCGGCATCGCGACGTCGCACGCCGACTTCGGCGGCCGCGCCGCCAACGTCTTCGACTCCCTCGGCGGCAACGGCCAGGACTGCCAGGGCCACGGCACGCACGTCGCCGGCACCATCGGCGGCTCGACCTACGGCGTCGCCAAGGGCGTCCAGCTGCGCGGCCTGCGGGTCCTCGGCTGCGACGGGCGCGGCAGCACCTCCGGCATCATCGCCGCCGTCGACTGGGTCGCGGCCAACGCCCAGAAGCCGGCCGTCGCCAACATGTCGCTCGGCGGCGGCTTCTCCTCCGCCCTCAACGCGGCCGTCGACCGGCTCTCCGCCAGCGGCGTCTCCGTCGCCGTCGCGGCCGGCAACGAGAACCAGAACGCCTGCAACGTGTCCCCGGCCTCCGCGGACTCGGCGGTGTCGGTCGCAGCGTCCGACCGGAACGACGCCAAGGCGTCCTTCTCCAACTTCGGCACGTGCACCGACCTCTACGCCCCCGGCGTGGGCGTCACCTCCGCGTGGCTGAACGGCGGGACGAACACCATCAGCGGCACCTCGATGGCCAGCCCGCACGTGGCCGGCGTCATGGCCCTCTACAAGGGCCGGGGCGGTGACGCCGCCAGCTCGACGGTGAAGAGCTGGCTCATCGGGAACGCGACGACGAACGTCGTCTCGGGCAACGTCTCGGGCACGCCGAACCGGCTCCTGTTCACGAACGGTCTCTGA
- a CDS encoding carbohydrate ABC transporter permease, which produces MSTVPFPGERPATPVPTAAAREAAGRTRPPRGRVRPSAAVVRVVVLALGALLFLVPFLSMVSGSLQVAADPSPAGLLPGAGETTLDNYRAIDEAISLGSGLLNSGIFAGGVILATIVFGSLAGYALAQLEFRGRGAVFALALLVQVVPFQLLLVPLYILVARDYGLADTHLGVMLPFLINSTAVIIFRQYFLQLPQDVFEAARMDGASELRVLRSVALPMVRPALLTVVLVTFIGPWNEFLWPFLVTKEADQQPLAVSLANFITTLSGQVANPTGAVLAGACVLAAPAVALFLVFQRRFTSTDIGSSVKG; this is translated from the coding sequence ATGAGCACCGTCCCGTTCCCGGGTGAGCGGCCGGCGACGCCGGTCCCGACGGCGGCGGCCCGGGAGGCCGCCGGCCGCACCCGTCCGCCCCGCGGCCGGGTCCGCCCGAGCGCCGCGGTGGTCCGCGTCGTCGTCCTGGCGCTCGGCGCGCTCCTCTTCCTCGTGCCGTTCCTCTCGATGGTCAGCGGCTCGCTCCAGGTGGCCGCCGACCCCTCGCCCGCGGGCCTGCTGCCCGGCGCGGGGGAGACGACGCTGGACAACTACCGCGCCATCGACGAGGCGATCAGCCTCGGCAGCGGCCTGCTCAACAGCGGGATCTTCGCGGGCGGCGTCATCCTCGCGACGATCGTCTTCGGCTCCCTGGCCGGGTACGCCCTGGCGCAGCTGGAGTTCCGCGGCCGCGGGGCCGTCTTCGCCCTCGCCCTCCTCGTGCAGGTCGTGCCGTTCCAGCTGCTGCTCGTGCCGCTCTACATCCTCGTGGCCCGCGACTACGGCCTGGCGGACACCCACCTCGGCGTGATGCTGCCGTTCCTCATCAACTCGACCGCGGTGATCATCTTCCGCCAGTACTTCCTCCAGCTGCCGCAGGACGTCTTCGAGGCGGCCCGGATGGACGGCGCCTCGGAGCTGCGGGTGCTGCGCTCGGTGGCGCTGCCGATGGTGCGGCCCGCCCTGCTCACCGTCGTCCTCGTCACCTTCATCGGCCCGTGGAACGAGTTCCTCTGGCCCTTCCTCGTGACGAAGGAGGCCGACCAGCAGCCGCTCGCGGTCTCGCTCGCGAACTTCATCACCACCCTCTCCGGCCAGGTCGCCAACCCCACCGGGGCCGTCCTGGCCGGGGCCTGCGTGCTCGCCGCGCCGGCCGTCGCGCTGTTCCTCGTGTTCCAGCGCCGCTTCACCTCCACCGACATCGGCTCCTCCGTGAAGGGTTGA
- a CDS encoding universal stress protein, which yields MVGRTPDGAHRAARRRGCRVTVLVGWSSSEEGAAALESAVAEATLRGGSLAVLDLTAADDRGQAARRVVGEVAGRHGGLTVRAVERPEKQDPVDALLDAAVAEQAELVVVGTRRRSPVGKFLLGSTAQRVILGAEVPVLVVKPAREG from the coding sequence GTGGTAGGCAGGACGCCCGACGGCGCGCACCGCGCCGCACGACGCAGGGGGTGCCGCGTGACGGTCCTGGTGGGCTGGTCCAGCAGCGAGGAGGGCGCCGCGGCGCTCGAGAGCGCCGTCGCCGAGGCGACGCTGCGCGGCGGGTCGCTGGCGGTGCTCGACCTCACGGCGGCCGACGACCGCGGCCAGGCCGCCCGACGCGTCGTCGGCGAGGTGGCGGGGCGCCACGGCGGCCTGACGGTCCGGGCGGTCGAGCGGCCGGAGAAGCAGGACCCCGTGGACGCGCTGCTCGACGCGGCGGTCGCCGAGCAGGCCGAGCTCGTCGTCGTCGGCACGCGGCGGCGCTCGCCCGTCGGCAAGTTCCTCCTCGGCAGCACGGCGCAGCGCGTCATCCTCGGCGCCGAGGTCCCCGTGCTCGTCGTCAAGCCGGCGCGGGAGGGCTGA
- a CDS encoding LacI family DNA-binding transcriptional regulator, which yields MAPADRPERTDQRPEQRPGRARRPDGRATRPTIADVARAAGVSAGAVSFALNGRPGVSEGTRRRILRVAEEMDWQPDQRARAMRTRRVGAVGLVLRRSPDTIADDPFFAALIAGVEQVVSLEQWSLVLDVVADDAEERAAYERLARGRRVDGVLVTDLRRDDPRVDLVGALGLPAVTLNRPEREGRPSPLPAVVVDDAAGTRLAVRHLLDLGHRRVAHVAGPSDLEHAARRRRAVEHELAVAGLTPVAVVETDFTAAAGARATARLLDLAEPPTAVVHASDPLAVAGLGVAHDRGLRLPEQLSTTGFDDVELAGHVYPPLTTVRTDSRAWGAAAATALVALLAREHAPPSDEGPRVADEPPEAYDVLLPPVELVVRGSTAAPRA from the coding sequence GTGGCACCCGCCGACCGACCCGAGCGCACCGACCAGCGCCCCGAGCAGCGCCCCGGGCGCGCCCGCCGCCCCGACGGCCGGGCGACCCGGCCGACCATCGCCGACGTCGCCCGTGCGGCCGGCGTCAGCGCCGGGGCCGTCTCCTTCGCGCTCAACGGGCGGCCCGGCGTCAGCGAGGGGACGCGGCGCCGGATCCTCCGCGTCGCCGAGGAGATGGACTGGCAGCCCGACCAGCGGGCGCGCGCGATGCGCACCCGGCGGGTCGGCGCGGTCGGCCTCGTGCTCCGGCGCTCGCCGGACACCATCGCCGACGACCCCTTCTTCGCCGCCCTCATCGCGGGCGTCGAGCAGGTCGTCTCCCTCGAGCAGTGGTCGCTCGTCCTCGACGTCGTCGCGGACGACGCCGAGGAGCGCGCCGCGTACGAGCGGCTGGCCCGCGGCCGCCGGGTCGACGGCGTCCTCGTCACCGACCTCCGCCGCGACGACCCCCGGGTCGACCTCGTCGGCGCGCTCGGCCTGCCCGCCGTGACGCTCAACCGGCCGGAGCGGGAGGGGCGGCCGTCGCCGCTGCCCGCCGTCGTCGTCGACGACGCCGCCGGGACCCGGCTCGCCGTCCGGCACCTGCTCGACCTCGGGCACCGCCGCGTCGCGCACGTCGCCGGCCCGTCGGACCTCGAGCACGCCGCCCGGCGCCGCCGCGCGGTGGAGCACGAGCTCGCCGTCGCGGGCCTCACGCCCGTCGCGGTCGTGGAGACCGACTTCACCGCGGCGGCCGGGGCCCGGGCGACGGCGCGGCTCCTCGACCTCGCCGAGCCGCCCACCGCCGTCGTCCACGCCTCCGACCCGCTGGCCGTCGCCGGCCTCGGGGTCGCCCACGACCGGGGCCTGCGCCTGCCGGAGCAGCTCTCGACCACCGGCTTCGACGACGTCGAGCTCGCCGGCCACGTGTACCCGCCGCTGACGACCGTCCGCACCGACAGCCGCGCGTGGGGCGCGGCGGCAGCGACGGCGCTCGTGGCCCTCCTGGCGCGCGAGCACGCGCCGCCGTCCGACGAGGGCCCTCGGGTGGCCGACGAGCCGCCGGAGGCGTACGACGTGCTCCTCCCGCCGGTCGAGCTCGTCGTCCGCGGGTCGACCGCCGCGCCGCGCGCCTGA
- a CDS encoding extracellular solute-binding protein, translating into MRTRAPHRAAVATAAALALALPLGACGAPQAVDAETAATARGPITIWYSNNPQEVAWGEQMVAAWNAAHPDEPVRAQEIPAGTSSEAVLSASITAGNAPCLVFNTSPAAVPEFERQGGLVDLDTLPPGEDGQTATDYVTARSGDLAEQYASEDGHFRQLPWKSNPVMVLYDKEAFAAAGLDPEDPPLGTYDELLETARTIVGSGAAPNGLYPSPSSQFFQPWFDFYPFYAAQTGGTQLVEDGRPTFDDADGEAVFDLWRTMYAEGLSSPEIYNGDAFADGAAAMSMAGPWAVAAYTDTVDWGVVPVPTAEGTPADETWSFSDAKNIALYSACENRATAWDLARFATSEEQDRLLLEMTGQMPLRSDLLGTYPDWFAENPAYVPFAEQAARTVEVPNVTSSTKVWQAFRNAWSAGVIFRSEPVGQALDEASSDVADLVSADAARGERS; encoded by the coding sequence ATGCGCACCCGAGCCCCCCACCGCGCCGCCGTGGCGACGGCGGCCGCCCTGGCCCTGGCGCTCCCGCTGGGCGCCTGCGGCGCCCCGCAGGCGGTGGACGCCGAGACCGCGGCGACGGCCCGCGGCCCCATCACGATCTGGTACTCGAACAACCCCCAGGAGGTCGCCTGGGGCGAGCAGATGGTCGCCGCCTGGAACGCCGCCCACCCCGACGAGCCGGTCCGCGCGCAGGAGATCCCCGCGGGGACGTCGTCGGAGGCCGTGCTGTCGGCGTCGATCACGGCCGGCAACGCGCCGTGCCTCGTCTTCAACACCTCGCCGGCCGCCGTGCCGGAGTTCGAGCGCCAGGGCGGCCTCGTCGACCTCGACACCCTCCCGCCGGGCGAGGACGGGCAGACGGCGACGGACTACGTCACGGCCCGCAGCGGCGACCTCGCCGAGCAGTACGCGTCCGAGGACGGCCACTTCCGGCAGCTGCCGTGGAAGTCCAACCCCGTCATGGTCCTCTACGACAAGGAGGCCTTCGCCGCGGCCGGCCTCGACCCGGAGGACCCGCCGCTCGGCACCTACGACGAGCTGCTCGAGACGGCGCGGACGATCGTCGGGTCCGGTGCCGCGCCCAACGGCCTCTACCCGTCGCCGTCGAGCCAGTTCTTCCAGCCCTGGTTCGACTTCTACCCCTTCTACGCGGCGCAGACGGGCGGCACCCAGCTCGTCGAGGACGGGCGCCCGACCTTCGACGACGCGGACGGGGAAGCCGTCTTCGACCTCTGGCGGACGATGTACGCCGAGGGCCTGTCGAGCCCGGAGATCTACAACGGCGACGCCTTCGCCGACGGCGCCGCGGCCATGTCGATGGCCGGCCCGTGGGCCGTCGCCGCCTACACCGACACCGTCGACTGGGGCGTCGTCCCCGTCCCCACCGCGGAGGGGACCCCGGCGGACGAGACGTGGAGCTTCTCCGACGCCAAGAACATCGCCCTCTACTCGGCGTGCGAGAACCGCGCGACGGCCTGGGACCTCGCCCGCTTCGCGACGAGCGAGGAGCAGGACCGCCTCCTCCTCGAGATGACCGGGCAGATGCCGCTGCGCTCGGACCTCCTCGGCACCTACCCCGACTGGTTCGCCGAGAACCCCGCGTACGTCCCCTTCGCCGAGCAGGCGGCCCGCACCGTGGAGGTGCCCAACGTGACGTCGTCCACCAAGGTCTGGCAGGCCTTCCGCAACGCCTGGTCGGCCGGGGTGATCTTCCGCTCCGAGCCGGTCGGGCAGGCGCTCGACGAGGCGTCGTCCGACGTCGCCGACCTCGTCTCCGCCGACGCCGCGCGCGGGGAGCGGTCGTGA
- a CDS encoding acetamidase/formamidase family protein, which yields MSPHAGTSPATTHPASPAPSPSDAAEVLARGIGRRGLLRAAAGVGGLAAAGAGGIAASAPAWGATTALPPVLQPLRRAPARETYVRCDPATALWGRLPNRRTDPVARVTSGAVLTMDAVSHEGLLEDQGKDPLAYFTSFGVRPQDVLEDAVGVAARTAHDGPGPHVVTGPVAVRGAQPGDVLKVEVLGLAPRVPYGVISNRHGRGALPGEYPEAWTGDPALAPYLNVGGNVSVFTPVETSDRGLVGAMPGPVTARFPLQPFLGTMGVARDTGVTVDSVPPTDAGGNLDVRDVGVGATLYLPVRVPGALFYVGDPHMAQGDGEVALTAMEGSLRARLRLSVVRPGDGAPLQTATRPFAETPEHWLPIGLSDPDGPVGGQVTDVGVAVKDAVRAALAFLTDDLGMEGPVAYAYLSAATDFTLSQVVDRTTGVHARIRKADFAG from the coding sequence GTGAGCCCGCACGCCGGCACGAGCCCCGCCACCACCCACCCCGCCTCCCCGGCGCCCTCGCCGTCCGACGCGGCCGAGGTGCTGGCCCGCGGCATCGGGCGGCGCGGCCTGCTGCGCGCCGCGGCCGGCGTCGGCGGGCTCGCCGCCGCGGGCGCCGGCGGCATCGCCGCGTCCGCCCCGGCGTGGGGCGCGACGACCGCGCTGCCGCCCGTCCTCCAGCCGCTGCGGCGCGCCCCGGCGCGCGAGACCTACGTCCGCTGCGACCCGGCGACGGCGCTGTGGGGGCGCCTGCCCAACCGGCGCACCGACCCCGTCGCGCGAGTCACCTCCGGGGCCGTGCTGACGATGGACGCCGTCTCCCACGAGGGCCTGCTCGAGGACCAGGGCAAGGACCCGCTCGCGTACTTCACCTCCTTCGGCGTCCGGCCGCAGGACGTGCTCGAGGACGCCGTCGGTGTCGCGGCACGCACCGCGCACGACGGGCCGGGCCCGCACGTCGTCACGGGCCCCGTCGCGGTCCGCGGGGCGCAGCCGGGCGACGTCCTCAAGGTCGAGGTGCTCGGCCTCGCGCCGCGCGTGCCCTACGGCGTCATCTCCAACCGGCACGGCCGGGGCGCGCTCCCGGGCGAGTACCCGGAGGCCTGGACCGGCGACCCGGCCCTGGCGCCCTACCTCAACGTCGGCGGCAACGTCAGCGTCTTCACGCCCGTCGAGACGAGCGACCGCGGGCTCGTCGGGGCGATGCCCGGCCCGGTGACGGCGCGGTTCCCGCTGCAGCCCTTCCTCGGGACCATGGGCGTCGCCCGCGACACCGGCGTGACCGTCGACTCCGTCCCCCCGACCGACGCCGGCGGCAACCTCGACGTCCGGGACGTCGGCGTCGGCGCCACCCTGTACCTGCCGGTCCGGGTGCCCGGCGCGCTCTTCTACGTCGGCGACCCGCACATGGCGCAGGGCGACGGCGAGGTCGCCCTGACGGCGATGGAGGGCTCGCTGCGGGCCCGGCTGCGGCTGTCCGTCGTCCGGCCCGGCGACGGCGCCCCGCTGCAGACCGCGACGCGACCCTTCGCCGAGACGCCCGAGCACTGGTTGCCGATCGGCCTCTCGGACCCCGACGGCCCCGTGGGGGGCCAGGTCACCGACGTCGGCGTCGCCGTCAAGGACGCCGTGCGCGCCGCGCTGGCCTTCCTCACCGACGACCTCGGCATGGAGGGCCCGGTGGCCTACGCGTACCTGTCCGCGGCGACCGACTTCACGCTCTCGCAGGTCGTCGACCGCACGACGGGCGTCCACGCACGCATCCGGAAGGCGGACTTCGCCGGCTGA